The following are from one region of the Vibrio rarus genome:
- a CDS encoding MFS transporter: protein MSVSTPSIPIQQEQNGLAKWFPLIVLLAAQFSTMADNSGLAISTDALIALHGATMPQIQMANAMYPLIAGAGMIAGGLIGLIIGWKRQMIIGAGMLAVASFAAAFAPNMEVLNYGARVGSGLGACLLIPAVLANVAGIYKGKDQAIAFSAIAALVGLASAITPLLFGFILDFASFKVAFMGLGFYCLLVMFGSMKLPQLEVAPFKGKLDVVGIALAGVGLLLFVTGLLKISEWGLIAPLTDSSILGLSPAIPTVLLGAAVLKALMIWERRFEANGGTPLLPQSYVKNPQVVVGLVLCATIFLLFGATGFINVSYMQLVAGMSALASGMALCAFAMGMMIGSLGAPAKLSNWSCQRVCQLGFVIAAAGTGLMFLGFTTEGITFWQYISLTIFGIGAGLLASQASIVVTSALSEREAQQSGGIQATSRNVGQAFGVAILGSVMLFSLTGEIKSNIAQHESLTAQTKQIIAEQPSLPFVSNDMAMVMMEELIADTEEQRIVIHVMAESRLQSVQYALMTLIALMMGGLALCTKLPQRSLMKNE from the coding sequence ATGTCGGTATCAACACCCTCTATACCTATTCAACAAGAACAAAATGGGTTGGCTAAGTGGTTTCCACTTATTGTCCTTCTTGCAGCTCAGTTTTCTACAATGGCAGATAACTCGGGACTTGCGATTTCAACAGATGCGCTCATTGCACTGCATGGTGCGACAATGCCACAAATCCAAATGGCGAATGCCATGTACCCACTCATTGCGGGTGCAGGTATGATTGCTGGTGGCTTAATTGGTCTTATTATTGGCTGGAAACGCCAAATGATAATTGGCGCTGGCATGTTGGCTGTGGCTTCATTTGCAGCCGCATTTGCACCGAATATGGAAGTCCTTAACTACGGTGCTCGAGTCGGTTCAGGCTTAGGTGCATGTTTGCTAATACCTGCAGTACTGGCTAATGTGGCTGGTATTTACAAAGGTAAAGATCAGGCGATAGCGTTTTCTGCCATTGCCGCTCTAGTGGGCTTAGCCAGTGCTATCACGCCATTATTATTTGGTTTCATTTTAGATTTTGCTAGCTTCAAAGTTGCCTTTATGGGACTTGGCTTTTACTGCTTATTGGTGATGTTTGGTAGCATGAAGTTACCGCAACTTGAAGTGGCACCATTTAAAGGCAAATTAGATGTTGTCGGTATTGCTTTAGCTGGTGTTGGTTTATTACTGTTTGTCACTGGCCTATTAAAAATCTCTGAGTGGGGTTTAATTGCGCCACTAACCGATTCTTCTATTTTAGGTCTGTCTCCTGCTATCCCAACGGTATTGCTGGGTGCTGCGGTACTAAAAGCGCTTATGATTTGGGAGCGCCGCTTTGAAGCAAACGGTGGCACACCACTTCTACCTCAATCTTATGTTAAAAACCCGCAAGTAGTGGTGGGGCTTGTGTTGTGTGCCACTATTTTCTTGTTGTTTGGTGCAACGGGCTTTATAAACGTCTCTTACATGCAGCTTGTGGCAGGTATGAGCGCCCTTGCTTCAGGGATGGCATTGTGTGCCTTTGCTATGGGTATGATGATTGGCTCTTTAGGCGCTCCTGCAAAACTGTCTAACTGGTCTTGTCAGCGTGTTTGCCAGCTTGGCTTTGTGATTGCCGCTGCAGGTACAGGATTGATGTTTCTTGGTTTTACCACTGAAGGGATCACCTTCTGGCAATACATCTCTCTGACCATCTTTGGTATTGGTGCAGGCTTATTGGCTTCTCAGGCTTCTATTGTAGTGACTTCGGCGTTAAGTGAGCGAGAAGCTCAGCAATCGGGAGGCATTCAAGCAACTTCGCGTAATGTTGGCCAAGCATTTGGTGTCGCCATCTTAGGTTCAGTGATGCTGTTCTCACTCACTGGTGAGATCAAATCCAACATTGCACAGCATGAGTCGTTAACTGCGCAAACTAAGCAAATCATTGCTGAGCAACCGTCGCTTCCATTTGTATCTAACGATATGGCGATGGTGATGATGGAAGAGTTAATTGCCGATACAGAAGAGCAACGTATCGTGATCCATGTGATGGCTGAGTCTCGTTTACAGTCAGTACAATATGCCTTGATGACATTAATCGCCTTGATGATGGGTGGTTTAGCGTTATGTACGAAGCTACCGCAAAGGTCGCTAATGAAAAACGAATAA
- a CDS encoding MFS transporter translates to MIKSLTNKQGFVLYVLCMAQFTLAADIANLSISTSTLVAVFQTNIASIQALGSVQPLVGAALMLSASMLGLKIGWRKLLIVGCALGLLSTLGFLLFDSITLITLVVRPLAGISSALILPSVLALVVAHCQGKRRALGFGLTAASTGLAAAVMPLLSGWLYDNAGWQWPFIIIAFCYGLTLLGAIFQVKPLDTQVKVKFDYFGALLVAISMVLMFIGIFKMPTWGGLFTHDQDLYPPLLQLFFPLSPALLCVGLGVGLFTVFVYQQRRFEQVHGRSILPINWFKNSLCRYGFMILALMYLALGGSSFVIVTYLQVALSLSGSHSGSIILVFSLFMIMLSILTPIAFKTWQARQVCQLAFVAIASCACLLMWSSDAQQINVIFYIGMAMLGSAMGMLASQCPVIITEALGEREAEQSGGLQATLRNIGMVLGLTLFGGINQYLMQQEVRENIPSSIPIQLRADIEQSATIPYLSNQQIRAIAQHYALPTAAYHQLKQVKAKAREKGFNGVMLMLFIVAVLGFELSRRLGHSFNAVARDTIK, encoded by the coding sequence ATGATAAAATCCTTAACGAATAAACAGGGATTCGTTTTATATGTTCTTTGTATGGCGCAATTTACCTTAGCGGCGGATATTGCCAATCTTTCCATTTCAACTTCCACTTTAGTGGCGGTTTTTCAAACCAATATTGCCTCAATTCAAGCATTAGGAAGCGTGCAACCCTTAGTGGGGGCGGCCTTAATGTTATCGGCCAGTATGTTGGGGTTAAAAATCGGCTGGAGAAAGCTATTGATCGTCGGCTGCGCTTTAGGGCTTTTATCGACGTTAGGTTTTTTACTGTTTGACTCCATTACTCTCATAACCTTAGTGGTTAGGCCCCTTGCTGGTATTAGTTCCGCTTTAATTTTGCCATCGGTATTGGCGTTAGTGGTCGCCCATTGTCAGGGCAAAAGAAGAGCGTTAGGTTTTGGTCTTACCGCTGCCTCAACCGGTCTAGCGGCCGCTGTTATGCCACTGTTAAGTGGTTGGCTGTATGATAATGCCGGTTGGCAGTGGCCTTTTATTATCATCGCCTTTTGCTATGGGCTTACTTTGTTAGGGGCGATATTTCAAGTTAAGCCCCTTGACACGCAAGTGAAGGTGAAGTTTGACTACTTTGGTGCGCTACTGGTCGCCATAAGTATGGTATTAATGTTTATTGGTATATTTAAAATGCCAACATGGGGGGGACTGTTCACCCATGATCAAGATCTGTATCCCCCTCTATTGCAATTATTTTTTCCTTTAAGCCCAGCGTTATTGTGTGTGGGTTTAGGGGTTGGTTTATTTACGGTTTTTGTGTATCAGCAACGTCGATTTGAGCAGGTGCATGGCCGTTCTATTTTGCCAATTAACTGGTTTAAAAACAGTTTATGTCGCTATGGTTTTATGATACTTGCGCTGATGTATTTGGCTTTAGGCGGTAGCAGTTTTGTCATTGTCACTTACTTACAAGTAGCACTGTCCTTGTCTGGATCTCACTCTGGTAGCATTATTTTGGTGTTTTCACTGTTTATGATCATGCTATCAATATTAACGCCCATCGCGTTTAAAACATGGCAAGCGAGACAAGTGTGTCAGTTAGCGTTTGTTGCCATAGCCAGTTGTGCCTGCTTACTTATGTGGTCAAGTGATGCCCAGCAGATCAATGTTATCTTTTATATAGGCATGGCTATGCTAGGTTCTGCTATGGGCATGTTAGCGTCGCAGTGCCCGGTGATCATCACAGAAGCGTTAGGGGAGCGTGAAGCGGAGCAGTCTGGAGGGTTACAGGCCACGTTGCGAAACATAGGTATGGTGCTAGGTTTAACCTTGTTTGGTGGTATTAATCAATACCTTATGCAGCAAGAGGTACGTGAAAATATCCCTAGCAGTATCCCCATACAGTTACGAGCAGACATAGAGCAAAGCGCGACCATTCCTTATCTTTCCAATCAACAGATAAGAGCTATAGCTCAGCACTACGCATTGCCTACTGCAGCGTATCATCAGCTAAAGCAAGTTAAAGCTAAGGCCAGAGAGAAGGGGTTTAACGGCGTAATGTTGATGTTATTTATTGTCGCTGTATTAGGCTTTGAGTTGAGTCGGCGGCTAGGGCATAGCTTTAATGCCGTGGCACGGGATACAATAAAATAG
- a CDS encoding amidohydrolase, giving the protein MNKHTLKPGLQYRAETVLYTGHFVTVNEDQPRATAVVVANGKISFVGTKEQAETYLSNEGIDYHLDEQFASKTIVPGFIEAHMHPLGAALFTARFAYAGQIERTGKGGVILPASLTKEALQAKLNAFVQAHNEAGKQGEWLNLWGLDPLLLTDETAVDRDFLDAICADSPIFYMHSSCHVAVFNSMAIEKVGFSLEDNPAFVFRKDNRLTGEVAELPDIMRAVKLGGFDMGTPEDAVAAMLGYADSTFRLGVTTMSDCGMGVPQNPYPLYQALSQMPAFKARIAAYPLLPNFQEQELAHYKEQSNDRLFATKVKHIATDGSIQGFTAVLKQGDKYYNGRESGHFQYSAETTYDNVFYAHKLGYSISFHCNGEGCTEALLDLIERMQNECPQPNVRHCLEHNQMVNPQQMDRMKKLGVVHNLFGTHIPYWGDVHATQTVGPERVKTLNPFQSSIRKGIPFAIHCDDVVTQVNPLFMMWGAMNRQCVFSGTVYGEDECLTAEQALHAVTLGAAYLMEQEHMIGSIEVGKLADLAILEHDPLQVAKQVVKDIKVHATMLGGDVTVHRSEHGTQHDETTATLTV; this is encoded by the coding sequence ATGAACAAACATACTCTTAAACCCGGCCTGCAATACAGAGCAGAAACCGTGCTGTACACTGGTCACTTTGTTACCGTCAATGAAGATCAACCTCGCGCAACCGCAGTGGTAGTCGCTAACGGAAAAATTAGCTTCGTCGGCACAAAAGAACAAGCCGAAACTTATTTGAGCAATGAAGGAATCGACTACCACCTAGATGAGCAATTTGCCTCAAAAACTATCGTGCCAGGCTTTATTGAAGCGCATATGCATCCCCTTGGCGCGGCTCTGTTTACTGCACGCTTTGCCTATGCCGGCCAAATTGAGCGCACAGGTAAAGGGGGCGTTATCTTGCCTGCAAGCCTGACCAAAGAGGCTTTACAAGCCAAACTCAATGCATTTGTTCAAGCCCATAATGAGGCTGGTAAACAAGGGGAGTGGCTAAACCTTTGGGGTCTTGACCCACTACTACTGACTGATGAAACAGCGGTTGACCGTGATTTCTTGGACGCTATCTGCGCTGATAGTCCAATTTTTTACATGCACTCGTCTTGTCATGTTGCCGTATTTAATTCCATGGCCATTGAAAAAGTGGGCTTTAGTCTAGAAGACAACCCTGCTTTTGTTTTCCGTAAAGACAACCGCTTAACCGGTGAAGTTGCTGAATTACCCGACATTATGCGTGCGGTAAAATTAGGTGGCTTTGATATGGGAACCCCTGAAGATGCGGTAGCGGCCATGTTAGGTTATGCCGACAGCACATTCCGTTTAGGCGTCACCACAATGTCAGATTGTGGAATGGGCGTACCGCAAAACCCTTATCCTTTGTATCAAGCTCTGTCTCAAATGCCGGCTTTCAAAGCGCGCATTGCCGCTTACCCGTTACTTCCAAATTTCCAAGAACAAGAGTTAGCCCACTACAAAGAGCAAAGCAATGATCGTTTATTTGCCACAAAAGTAAAACACATCGCCACTGATGGTTCTATCCAAGGGTTTACCGCGGTGCTTAAGCAAGGGGATAAATACTATAACGGTCGTGAAAGCGGTCACTTCCAATACAGTGCAGAAACCACCTATGACAACGTGTTTTACGCGCACAAACTAGGTTATAGCATTTCATTCCACTGTAATGGTGAAGGCTGCACTGAAGCCTTACTCGATCTTATTGAGCGCATGCAAAATGAATGTCCACAACCTAACGTTCGCCACTGTCTTGAGCACAATCAAATGGTGAATCCGCAGCAAATGGATCGCATGAAAAAATTGGGTGTGGTACATAATTTATTTGGTACGCACATTCCATACTGGGGCGATGTTCACGCAACACAAACCGTTGGTCCTGAGCGCGTCAAAACACTCAATCCATTCCAAAGCTCAATTCGCAAGGGCATCCCTTTCGCTATTCACTGTGACGATGTGGTAACCCAAGTAAACCCGCTGTTCATGATGTGGGGGGCAATGAATCGTCAATGTGTCTTCTCTGGAACGGTATATGGCGAAGACGAGTGTTTAACCGCTGAACAAGCACTACACGCCGTCACCTTGGGCGCAGCCTATCTTATGGAGCAAGAGCATATGATTGGCTCTATTGAAGTGGGTAAGCTCGCGGATTTAGCGATTCTTGAACATGATCCGCTGCAAGTAGCAAAACAAGTCGTTAAAGACATTAAAGTGCATGCCACTATGTTAGGGGGAGATGTCACCGTTCATCGCTCAGAGCATGGCACACAACATGACGAAACAACCGCGACACTAACGGTGTAA
- a CDS encoding ABC transporter substrate-binding protein produces the protein MMLKCLLILLALVSVPEANAYDRIVLLAPAAGDILIKLGVQDKVVGVTRSNHDFANALKIGSHIKPNIELIKGLNPDLVIISSNRFFSDYMSKQLNADVVKYDPVTLDQILSQITQLGKLVDKPQAAKNLLAQLRAIRQHIQPLTKKPTVVFEVTESPFMVAGQKSIVNSIINTAGGRLIAPANKKITKFNIESILLENPEFYLYQVGPMNKHPSKPSQRTNYNILSSTFMQVDQLEFSRANTHSFSLAKKLNEQFVKANQVKQR, from the coding sequence ATGATGTTAAAGTGTCTGCTGATACTGCTAGCTTTAGTTTCGGTTCCTGAAGCGAATGCCTATGACCGAATCGTATTACTCGCCCCTGCTGCTGGAGACATTTTAATAAAACTTGGCGTGCAAGATAAAGTCGTCGGCGTTACCCGCAGTAACCATGACTTTGCAAATGCGCTGAAAATTGGCTCTCACATCAAACCTAATATAGAGTTGATCAAAGGATTAAACCCTGATCTTGTCATCATCAGTTCTAACCGTTTTTTCTCTGACTATATGTCCAAACAATTAAATGCCGATGTGGTGAAGTACGATCCGGTCACACTCGATCAAATTCTTAGCCAAATTACTCAGTTGGGAAAATTAGTCGATAAACCACAAGCGGCAAAGAATCTGCTCGCCCAATTACGCGCCATCCGTCAGCACATTCAGCCACTGACAAAAAAACCTACAGTGGTTTTTGAAGTGACAGAAAGCCCTTTCATGGTGGCTGGGCAAAAAAGTATCGTCAACAGCATTATCAATACCGCTGGTGGTCGCCTTATTGCTCCTGCAAATAAAAAGATCACTAAGTTCAACATTGAAAGCATTTTATTAGAAAACCCCGAGTTTTACCTCTATCAAGTGGGGCCGATGAACAAACACCCCTCTAAACCATCGCAAAGAACAAACTACAACATCCTAAGCAGCACCTTTATGCAGGTGGATCAATTAGAGTTCTCACGCGCCAATACACATTCGTTCTCTCTGGCAAAAAAATTAAATGAGCAATTTGTAAAAGCAAACCAAGTTAAACAGCGCTAA
- a CDS encoding ABC transporter ATP-binding protein produces the protein MVDVTIHNLEFRRKAFSLSVPSLTIKAGEKVALMGENGCGKSTLIHLLTGLIEAPAGAITYQQQPLESLSHEARARRFSVLTQFSDISFPFSVLEVAMLGRYIHLSGNNYQALDKQKTLERLKLLDLDQYQTRRYGDLSGGEQRRVMLARVLNQDAPIVYLDEPNSSLDIRHTLEIFDHLQQLPHTVITSVHDINLAHRYFERFLFFKQGKLIYDVLRHQVTPQLLSEVYDVKVSADTASFSFGS, from the coding sequence ATGGTTGATGTAACAATCCACAACTTGGAGTTTCGCCGAAAAGCGTTTTCTCTTAGCGTTCCCTCACTGACCATCAAGGCAGGAGAAAAAGTAGCGCTGATGGGTGAAAATGGCTGCGGAAAAAGCACTCTAATCCATTTACTAACAGGGTTAATTGAAGCGCCTGCGGGTGCTATTACCTATCAGCAACAGCCTCTAGAAAGCCTGTCTCATGAGGCCAGAGCGCGACGATTTTCGGTGCTGACGCAGTTTTCTGATATCTCCTTCCCCTTCTCTGTTTTAGAGGTGGCGATGCTAGGCCGCTATATCCACCTCAGTGGCAATAACTATCAAGCGCTCGATAAACAAAAAACCCTTGAACGCCTAAAACTGCTCGATCTTGACCAGTACCAGACGCGCCGTTATGGGGATCTTTCTGGTGGTGAACAGCGACGTGTAATGCTGGCGCGTGTGCTAAACCAAGACGCGCCTATTGTCTATTTAGATGAACCTAACTCGAGCTTAGATATACGCCATACTCTGGAGATTTTTGACCACCTACAGCAACTACCGCATACCGTGATTACTTCTGTGCATGATATCAATTTGGCACATCGTTACTTTGAGCGGTTCCTATTTTTTAAACAAGGAAAACTTATCTATGATGTCCTTCGACACCAAGTCACCCCGCAGCTACTTTCCGAGGTCTATGATGTTAAAGTGTCTGCTGATACTGCTAGCTTTAGTTTCGGTTCCTGA
- a CDS encoding FecCD family ABC transporter permease, translating to MKWALVTLFIGCALLATLIGPHWINPFDMSQMEYNILTELRLPRVLFSCVIGAMLGLSGSIYQLTLKNPLADSFTTGAASSSALGAVLAIALGMPVHCVSLLAFITGLAGLTMVYRMSLTQGRINPITMILAGVVMNIVASAIISFAKYYFEDSLNSIVYWLMGGIFMVTLERLAICVVLLVGVLYFLHRNSMKLNILSLDEHSAQSLGINVHRLRSTVFIAATLLVSVAVSFSGIIGFVGLIVPHISRSLFGSDMKHNIFYSSLLGAWLLMASDTIARVIIPGGAELPVGIMTAVFGGAFFFYLLKHRREHFWNG from the coding sequence ATGAAGTGGGCGTTAGTAACGCTGTTTATTGGCTGCGCGTTACTGGCAACGCTCATTGGGCCTCATTGGATCAATCCCTTTGATATGTCACAAATGGAATACAACATTCTCACAGAACTGAGGCTCCCAAGAGTCCTTTTCTCCTGTGTCATTGGTGCCATGCTAGGATTAAGCGGCAGCATTTATCAACTCACGCTAAAAAATCCATTAGCCGATAGTTTTACCACTGGCGCGGCCTCTTCTTCCGCCTTAGGCGCTGTGCTCGCCATTGCGCTGGGTATGCCCGTTCACTGTGTGTCACTATTGGCCTTTATCACAGGGTTGGCGGGGTTAACTATGGTCTATCGCATGTCCCTAACCCAGGGACGAATTAACCCCATCACTATGATTTTAGCCGGTGTGGTAATGAACATTGTCGCATCTGCCATCATCAGTTTTGCTAAGTACTATTTTGAAGATTCGCTCAACTCTATTGTTTATTGGTTAATGGGGGGCATTTTTATGGTCACCCTTGAAAGGCTCGCTATCTGCGTCGTGTTATTGGTCGGAGTTTTGTATTTTCTGCACAGAAACTCAATGAAACTCAATATTTTATCCTTAGATGAGCACTCGGCACAGAGCCTAGGTATCAACGTCCACCGGTTGCGCTCCACTGTGTTTATTGCTGCCACGTTACTGGTTTCTGTCGCGGTCAGTTTTTCCGGTATTATCGGCTTTGTCGGTCTGATTGTTCCGCATATTTCCCGCAGCCTGTTTGGCAGTGATATGAAGCACAATATTTTCTATTCTAGCTTACTTGGGGCATGGTTATTAATGGCTTCGGACACCATTGCTCGCGTCATCATTCCGGGGGGCGCTGAACTTCCTGTTGGCATTATGACTGCCGTATTCGGTGGGGCGTTTTTCTTCTACCTGTTAAAACACAGAAGGGAGCATTTCTGGAATGGTTGA
- a CDS encoding ABC transporter permease — protein MLDGVVGIYYRECTVLKKKIVRVALAAAVPPFLYLMAFGYGVGKGTMVQGMDYLTFLLPGLLAMSSMNHSYNIASEINISRFYLKIFEEYLLSPNQRWQIVVGEVAYGITKGLIPVAVVIAYSVMCGIHLHFSIPFALALLMHLISFALIGFIVSLKMKNHRDQATMNSFVITPMMFLSGTFFPVDQMPSFIQILAKLSPLTYSADLIRSALLDAPFNLQSLAILGCLNLALLVIATRIVYKVEA, from the coding sequence ATGCTTGATGGTGTTGTTGGCATTTACTACCGAGAATGCACGGTATTAAAGAAAAAAATCGTACGTGTCGCACTCGCTGCGGCTGTCCCACCCTTTTTATATTTAATGGCATTTGGCTATGGCGTTGGGAAAGGAACTATGGTGCAAGGGATGGATTATCTGACCTTTTTGCTCCCCGGCCTATTAGCCATGTCGAGCATGAACCATAGCTACAATATCGCCAGCGAAATTAATATTAGCCGCTTTTATTTAAAGATCTTTGAAGAGTACCTCCTCTCCCCTAATCAGCGCTGGCAAATCGTAGTGGGCGAAGTGGCGTATGGCATCACCAAAGGTTTGATCCCAGTTGCCGTCGTGATCGCTTATAGCGTGATGTGCGGTATCCATTTGCACTTTTCCATTCCGTTTGCCCTAGCGCTGTTAATGCATTTGATTTCATTTGCCCTGATTGGTTTTATCGTGTCACTGAAAATGAAAAATCATCGCGATCAAGCCACTATGAACTCCTTTGTTATCACTCCGATGATGTTTCTATCAGGCACGTTTTTTCCTGTGGATCAAATGCCCTCTTTCATTCAAATTTTAGCCAAATTATCACCACTCACATACAGTGCAGACCTCATTCGTTCGGCTCTGTTGGATGCTCCGTTTAATCTCCAATCACTGGCGATACTAGGTTGTTTAAACCTAGCGTTACTCGTGATTGCCACTCGCATCGTGTATAAGGTCGAAGCATGA